CTATGACGTTCTTGAATGCATTTAGTAATTCATTAGAAATTAGACAAAGTTGGCAGCCTGAAATTAACATCTGACCCAGATGCAGGCTGACAGCTGTCATAGTGATAATGATTTGGTTATATGAATGCACACTCTACTGAAAGAATCATTGTACATTGTTAATTTCTTGCTGTTTAATATGTTTACAAGTCTTCGTCCTCTTCCCATCCACTATCACAATCTTCACTTTCTGTATCTCATTCTTTGCTGTCAGCTTCGTCATCTAAACAGAAGACCTTTGCTGCCAGCGCCTCTTGATCAACTTCCTGCTCAGCTGAATCTTCCTGCTCTGTTTGCGTAACAGCATCTGCTAGGCTGACTGTAGCCACAGGTTCTTCATCTTGTTCTGCTTCTGAAGCTGCTCCCTTGGAGCTGTTCGTCTTGACGGcaatcttcttcctcttcttgaCCGTCATCCACACCTTGACCGCTCTTTTGATCAAGTCATCACTCTCTTTAGTGAAGACCTGTGGACCGTTTAGACTGATTTGCAGAAGGGAATTCAGCAGATCGTTCTTTAGCCGACTTCTAAGCCTGTTTTTGATAAGTTTGATCTTACTTGCTCCTCTTTCAGGCCAGGCATTTGAAACTggcaaagccaaggcgatttcTGCAATCATGGAGATGCAAGGATACAGTGGGCCAAAGGCACTCCGCATCTGCATAATACTTGAGAGGCACCATTCGGTTGGAGTTGGCAGCTGTTCTGTGCTCTTAGACTTTGTGGCGCCTTCCTTGATTTCCGTTGGCATTTTAATCTTCCAGTCCATGATCTCATACTTCAGTTTTCCCCATTCCGCTTTCAATCTTTCCTGTTGATCTTTTTCCTCAGGGAAGAAGTGCTTTGCTATCAGCTCAATTTCTGTTTGCCCATACGATGTGACATCAGCAGTTGTGGGTGCCAACAGGGGATCAAATATAGACAACGAGGTCACAACTGGCAGCGAGGCTTTGAACCGGTCATCTATATTTCGGATGAGAGAATCAGTGTATCTAACTAACATGGTCTTCATTTCTTCAACAACCCTGTCTGGAATCTCAAACTGGAGTAAGTTATTTTCATCCAGTTTCTTGGCTGCATCTTTGAAGTGGTCAACTGGACTCAGCGATGTTTGTAGTTCTTTCAGGGCAGCCTTTGCAGAGTCCAGGCAAGGTTTCAACCGACTGAAACTCACCAATGATCTTTGGAATGCTTTGGACACATCAGCAAGCTTTGGGAGTACAGCATGTAGGATGTAAAGCGTACTGAGGAACTTCACAGTGTTCATGTGGTGTAACAACCCTGCTGAAGTGGCGCACTTTTCCTTCAGTTGCGTCAGGGTTTGGATGATGGCAGGATAATTCTCTACAGCCGACCTCACGGCACTGTCTGTGGATAGCCATCTTGTCTTGCAAGCTTTCTTGATcttctttgttattttcttcTTAACATTTGGCAAAAGCTGAAGATTACACATGCTCAGTTGTGTCTTCATAAACACTGCTGTTTTCTGGTTTGAGTACTCAAACAGTTTCCACAGTTCTGTCAAGTAAGATGTTACCTTCTCTATATATTTCAATTCAGAGTTGGAGTCTGCACAGGCAAGGGCCAACCGATGGCAAACACAATGCACCACAATGACGGAAGGTGCAATGGCCTTCAGTCTCGCAGCTACACCATTGTTTCGCCCTAGCATGACTGAAGCACCATCAGAAGCCAGGCCACCAACTTTGGTCACATCAAGGCCCAATTCACTCAGCTTAGTGCAGAACACTTTAAACAATGTTTCAGCATTTGCACTGCAGCTCTCACTCTGATTAAGAACACTTTCTACTGAAAGAAACTTCGTTTTCACTTTCTCGTCTTGCCTGCAGTAATACTGGATAAAAATGATCATCTGCTCTTTACAGGTCACATCCGTCATGTCGTCCAAAAGGATACCGAAAGTAGCCGATGACTTTACTTGGTCGACAATTTCATCTTGGATGACTTTGGCAATGAGTGTGATGATTTCCCTTTCAGACCCTGCCGATCTGTGCTGAAATGACTTGACTTCACATTGGAGATGTTCGAGTAACATCAAGAGGCTGTTTACCTGTTTGTTTGCAATGTGATGTTTGGCCAACCAGTACATTGCATAAAATGCTTTAAAATAAACATCATCCTGGATTTCTGCCTCATGGTCCAGTTGACGTTGGAAGTACGAAACGCGATTCAAAAGTTCCCCCGAGACTGCTCGCTGGTGTGCACTGCATTCCAAATGGTTCTTGAGTGACTGTTCCTTTATTCGCACGGAGGGTTCTACGGTGAACTTCATATCTTTGTTCTGCATGTTTCCAGTTTGGTGTTTCTTACA
The Montipora capricornis isolate CH-2021 chromosome 10, ASM3666992v2, whole genome shotgun sequence genome window above contains:
- the LOC138020593 gene encoding zinc finger protein 862-like translates to MKRQRGLTEMWGTLTKRKKDDSGNKPGSEATQPETRPEPPTAPQPPTEHQPPAAHQPPTERQPPAAPQPATIQSGSTIREDTWSDHDKIAAEISKQFPDVPTSKVHHYSLCVGRNCTDISKEEHERIKVERNREKFNHSWLGSKSISYCQKTSVFWPVYVEGAGFYCLLCKKHQTGNMQNKDMKFTVEPSVRIKEQSLKNHLECSAHQRAVSGELLNRVSYFQRQLDHEAEIQDDVYFKAFYAMYWLAKHHIANKQVNSLLMLLEHLQCEVKSFQHRSAGSEREIITLIAKVIQDEIVDQVKSSATFGILLDDMTDVTCKEQMIIFIQYYCRQDEKVKTKFLSVESVLNQSESCSANAETLFKVFCTKLSELGLDVTKVGGLASDGASVMLGRNNGVAARLKAIAPSVIVVHCVCHRLALACADSNSELKYIEKVTSYLTELWKLFEYSNQKTAVFMKTQLSMCNLQLLPNVKKKITKKIKKACKTRWLSTDSAVRSAVENYPAIIQTLTQLKEKCATSAGLLHHMNTVKFLSTLYILHAVLPKLADVSKAFQRSLVSFSRLKPCLDSAKAALKELQTSLSPVDHFKDAAKKLDENNLLQFEIPDRVVEEMKTMLVRYTDSLIRNIDDRFKASLPVVTSLSIFDPLLAPTTADVTSYGQTEIELIAKHFFPEEKDQQERLKAEWGKLKYEIMDWKIKMPTEIKEGATKSKSTEQLPTPTEWCLSSIMQMRSAFGPLYPCISMIAEIALALPVSNAWPERGASKIKLIKNRLRSRLKNDLLNSLLQISLNGPQVFTKESDDLIKRAVKVWMTVKKRKKIAVKTNSSKGAASEAEQDEEPVATVSLADAVTQTEQEDSAEQEVDQEALAAKVFCLDDEADSKE